From the genome of Nakamurella flavida:
GTTCGGGAACACCGACAGGTAGAACTCCGCCGCCTGCTCGGCCTGGTCGTCGAACCACAGGCAGGTGGTCATCACCGCCATCTGAGAACCTCCGTCGTTCCGGCGGCCCTCGCGGCACGCACACGGGTCAGACCGTATCGAGGCGCAGAAGTCATCGGTCCGGGTCCGGTCCGGCCGCCCGGCTCAGTCGGAGTGGTCGTGCTTGCGGCGCCGTCCGTGGTGCACCAGGTCGACGGGCGGACGGTGCTGGTCGGCGGCTTCGGCCGGGGCCTCACCGTCCGCCACCGTCTCCCCCTCCGGCTTCGGCTCCGGGGCGGGGCCGATGGCGCTGCCGAGCAGGCCGGCATTCGGCATGCTGACCATCCCCTCGTCGGTGTCGATGACGGTGTACATGATCCCGGCGCCGACGATGACGCCCTCGAAGGGCCCGCCCATGGCACCGCTGCGCACCTTCACCCGCTGCCCGGGCACGTAGGGCCGGGCGAACAGCAGGACCAGGCCGGCGAAGAAGTTGCCCAGCGTCTGCTGGGCGGCGATGCCGACGACGACACCGGTGACCGCGCCGCCGATGAGCAGGTTGCCCAGGTTGACCTGGAGCAGGGACAACACCCCGAAGCCGACCGTGACGTAGGCCAGGATCATGCAGATCAGCCGGATCGCCGAGCCGGCCTCCACGTTCGCCCTGGCCTCGCTGACCCGGCCGAGCTCCCGGGCGATGGACCGGCCGGCGATCACGCCGGCCACCACGAAGACGACGGTCAGGGCGATGACGATGGCCACCACCCCGGGCGCGGGGATGTCGAAACGCCAACCGAACAGGTCGAACTCGGCCTGGGTGGATCTGCGGACCCCGCCCAGGTTCGCCCCCACCGCGAAGGCGATCAGGCTGATGAGGAGCGTCGGCACGGCCCGCTTCAGGTCGGGCTTGGTGCGGCTGTTCACCGCGCCCAGCACGCTCCGGGACCGGCGGCGGGCCCGCACACCGAGGCTCTCGGTCTCCGGTTCGGCCGGGACCGACCCCGAGCGGGGAGAGGCCGGTTCGGCCGGAACCGGGTCGGTGGGCGGGACGGACGGCGCACTGGTCATGGCTGCCATGGTGGGCATCGACCCCCGGCCCGATCAACTCCCCGGGGCCCGACGGGAGCATCGTCACCACGCGGCAACCCCGGGCGCCGGCCCGGCCGCCATGTCCCCGGCCGCCCCCGGGCTGACCGGGTCAGGCGGCCCGGACGGCGGCCCGACGGATCGAGCGTCGTCGCACGGCGCGACGGAGGAGCAACATCGTCACCGCCGACGCGACGATGCCGACCACGTTGATACCGAGCTGGGCGGCCGAACCGGCCACCTTGTCCCACTCGTCGAGGACGAGCCCGACGGCCACGTACCCGGCCGCCGGCACCGTGGTGACCGAGATGAAGACACCGACCAGGGCGGTGGACTGCCGGCTGGTCAGCGACAACATCCCCGCGGCACCGGCGAGCACGGCCACCACGAAGGAGAGGAATCCCGGCTCGTAGATGAACTCCGTCTCGATGTTGAGGTCCACCAGTTCCGGGAAGAACACCTCCGTCCGGACCGCCACGAACGCCGCTGCCGCGGTCACCGCCATGGCCAGCGCGAATCCGATCAGCAGGGAGACCACGCCCCGCCGCATCAGAGCGGGTCGGCGTCGGACGAGCCCCACCGCGATGGCGGCCAGCGGGCCGAACTCCGGCCCGAGCACCATGGCTCCGACGATCGTGATCGCCGAGTCCGTGACGATCCCGATGCCGGCCAGCAGGGTCGCGATGGTCAGGAAGGTCAGGAACGTGCCGGTGAGTTCTGCGTCCTGGCCGACCCGGGCCTCCAGGTCTCGCCAGACCATCGCGTCGGTCGCGTTGCCCGGTGCCTGCACCGCGGCACGCTCGGCGCGGGTCGACACGCTGAGCTCGGTGGCGTCCACCGCGATGGAGCCGTCGCGGTCCAGACCCAGCGCGACGAGCTCCCCGATCAGGTCGTCGGCGCACTCCCGCACGACGTCGGCCTCCACGAGGTCGCCGAGGGGCAGCCGCGACGCCCCGGTCACCACGCTGAGGTGAGCCAGACCCGTCCAGCCCTCGAGCAGGGCGATGACCTCCGTGGACAGCGCAGCCGGGACCAGCAGTCGCAGATGCAGCATCCCGGCCTCCGCCGTCGGGTCGTCGGGTCAGCCGGCGGGACGCGGCGCCGGCGGCGGGGTGTCGACCCCGGCCTCCTTGCGCTGCGCGGCGGTGATCTGACCGGGGGCGCCGGTCAGCGGGTCGTAGCCGCCGCCGGACTTCGGGAACGCGATGACCTCGCGGATCGAGTCCTCCCCGGCCAGCAGCATGACGATCCGGTCCCACCCGAAGGCGATGCCGCCGTGCGGCGGGGCGCCGAAGGTGAACGCGTCGAGCAGGAACCCGAACTTCTCCCGGGCGGTCGCCTCGTCCAGGCCCATCACCGCGAACACCCGCTCCTGGATGTCGCGGCGGTGGATACGGATGGAGCCACCACCGATCTCGTTGCCGTTGCAGACGATGTCGTAGGCGTAGGCCAGCGCGCTGCCCGGATCGGTGTCGAAGGTGTCGACGTGCTCGGGCTTGGGCGAGGTGAACGCGTGGTGCACGGCCGTCCAGGCGCCGCCGCCCACCGCCAAGTCGTCGGACTCCTCGGTGGACTGGAAGAGCGGAGCGTCCACCACCCAGCAGAACGCCCACGCGGACTCGTCGATCAGGCCGCCGCGGCGGGCGATCTCCAGCCGGGCGGCGCCGAGCAGTTCCTGGGCCGAACGGCGCGGACCGGCCGCGAAGAACACGGCGTCCCCGACGTTCGCGCCGACGGCGGCGGCCAGCCCGGCCCGCTCGTCCTCGGAGATGTTCTTGGCCACCGGGCCACCCAGCACGATCTCGCCGTCCTCGCCGGCGGTCACCGTCACGTAGGCCAGACCGCGGTGCCCGCGCTGCTTGGCCCACTCCTGCCAGGCGTCGAAACCACGACGCGGGGTGGACGCCCCGCCGGGCTGGACGACAGCGCCGACGTACGGCGCCTGGAACACCCGGAACGGGGTGGCGGCGAAGTACCCGGTCAGCTCGGTCAGCTCGAGATCGCAGCGCAGGTCCGGCTTGTCGGAGCCGTACCGGTCCATCGCGTCGGCGAAGGTGATGCGCGGCAACGGGGTCGGGATCTGGTACCCGATCAGCTTCCACAGCGCCGAGACGATCTCCTCGGCCAGCGCGATCACGTCGTCCTGGTCCACGAAGGACATCTCGACGTCGAGCTGGGTGAACTCCGGCTGGCGGTCCGCGCGGAAGTCCTCGTCGCGGTAGCAGCGGGCGATCTGGTAGTACCGCTCCATCCCCGCCACCATCAGCAGCTGCTTGAACAGCTGCGGGGACTGCGGCAACGCGTACCAGTTGCCGGGCCGCAGCCGGGCCGGGACGAGGAAGTCCCGCGCCCCCTCCGGCGTGGAGCGGGTCAGGGTCGGCGTCTCGATCTCGACGAACTCGTGGTCGTCCAGCACGGTGCGGGCGGCGCGGTTGACCGCACTGCGCAGCCGCAACGCGGCTGCCGGGCGGGCCCGGCGCAGATCCAGGTAGCGGTAGCGCAGCCGCGCCTCCTCACCGACCTGGGCCGAGGAGTCGTCGATCTGGAACGGCAACGGCGCGGACTCGCTGAGCACCTCGAAGCCGGTGGCCGAGATCTCGATGTCACCGGTCGGCAGCTCGGGGTTGCCGTTGCCCTCGGGACGGACCTCGACGGTGCCGCGCACCAGCAGGCAGAACTCGTTGCGCAGGCGGTGGGCCTGCTCGGCGACCTCGCCGGAGCGGAACACCACCTGCACCACGCCGCTGGCGTCGCGCAGATCGATGAAGATCACCCCGCCGTGGTCACGGCGGCGGGCCACCCAACCGGCCAACACCACCGAACTGCCCTCGTCGGTGGCACGCAGGGAACCGGCATCTCGATCGCGAAGCACAGCGACAATCCCTCAGGTCGATCACGCAGGAAATCCGAACCGATCGATCCTACGGCGCACGGTCCGGTGGATGTCCGTCCGCCGACCGCCCGGCCACCCCGCACGCGGACCACCCGGTCACACGGCGGAGGGCCGGCCCGGCGGAACACCCACGGTTCAGACGGAGAGGTGCTCCTGTGCCGGGCGGTGGAACTGCTGCACGTGGGAGGCCAGCTGCCCGAGCCGTTCGGTGCGGTCGGCGGCCCGGCCGTCGGCCGTCACCCATCGCACCCACTTCAGCTGGTCGTCGGGCCGCAGCGCCTGGAACGCGGTCAACGCGGCCCCGTCGTCGGTCAGCACGGTGGCCATGTCGTCGGGGATCGCCACGCCGTTGTCGGAGATCATCCGGTGCACTCCTGTTCGTCCGGTGGTCCCGCCGGCGCCCTGCCGACTAGGGCTCCAGTCTGCTCCGATCGGGCCCGGCGTGCGGGGTCCCGACGGGCGGATCACTCCCGCGCCGACGGCCGCGCCCGGTACTCCCGGTGACCGGGTGGCGGCAGGGCTCCGCCGGCCGGGTGAGGGGGGCCGGTGGCGAGGAAGATCCAGAACTGTGCGTGAGCTCACCCCGGCGTGCAGCCGTGCGTCCGCTAAGCTGGGGTTCTCCTGGAGCGTGTCGCGCTTCCTCGACGACGGATACTTCATCTTTCGGGGCCTGCGACCCGTATCGATCAACCGGATCGATTCTGCTCCTCCCCGCAAGTGATGGGCTTAAATGTCATTCCCTGCTGTCTCCGTTCCGTCCGATGCTGCCTCCGATCTGCCGACCGTCACCGACGTCCGCGCTGACGACGTCACCACCGCTCCCGCCGACGTCGACGTTCCTGTCGTCGCCGCGGACATCGACTCCGCCGACATCGACTCCGCCGAGCTCGACTCCGACCTCGACGAGGACGTCGAGGAGCTCGCCTCCCCCGCCGAGCCCGGCTTCGAGTCCCTGGGCCTGCCCGCCTCGCTGATGCGGGCCGTCACCAGCCTCGGCTACACCGTCCCCACCGCCATCCAGGCGCAGGCCATCCCGGCCCTGCTGTCCGGTCGTGACATCACCGGTGTCGCGCAGACCGGCACCGGCAAGACGGCGGCCTTCGGTCTGCCTCTGCTGGCCGCGGTCGACCCGTCGATCCCGCAGGTCCAGGCCCTGGTGCTGACCCCCACCCGCGAGCTGGCCCAGCAGGTCGCCGAGGCGATCTCCGGGTTCGCGCAGCACCAGCACAAGCTGAACGTCGTCGCCATCTACGGCGGCGCGAGCTTCCTGCCGCAGCGCAACGCCCTCCGCTCCGGCGCCCAGGTCGTCGTCGGCACCCCCGGCCGGATCATCGACCACCTCGAGCGCAACACCCTCGACGTCACCGGCATCCGCTTCCTGGTGCTCGACGAGGCCGACGAAATGCTCCGCATGGGCTTCGCCGAGGACGTCGACCGCATCCTGACCGACGCCCCCAAGGACCGGCAGACGGCGTTGTTCTCCGCGACCATGCCGCCGGCCATCCGCTCGGTGGCCAAGCGCCACCTGAACAACCCGGTCGACGTCACCGTCAGCCGGCAGTCGTCCACCGTCGCCGGCGTGCGGCAGACCTACGCGGTCGTGCCGTTCCGCGAGAAGGTGGACGTGCTGACCCGCTACCTCTCGGTGCACCCGGGCGACGCCAGCATCGTCTTCGTCCGCACCAAGGGCGCCTGCGACGAGGTCGGAGCCGAGCTGATCGCCCGCGGCGTGTCCGCCGCGGCCATCAACGGCGACGTGCCCCAGAAGGAGCGCGAGCGCATCATCGAGCGCCTCAAGGACGGCCGTCTGGACGTCCTCGTGGCCACCGACGTCGCCGCCCGCGGCCTGGACGTCGACCGCATCGACCTGGTCGTCAACTTCGACGCCCCCACCGAGGCGGAGTCCTACGTGCACCGCATCGGCCGGACCGGTCGCGCGGGCCGTACCGGCGAGGCGCTGACCTTCTTCACCCCGCGGGAGACCGCCCGGCTGCGTTCCATCGAGCGGGTCACCGGCCAGAAGCTCGAGCAGATCACCCCGCCGACCGCCGCCCAGGTGGCCGCGCACGTGGCCACCGAGCAGCTGACCACCGCGGTCACCCGTCTCGACGGCCCCGGCCTGGCCCCCTACCGTGCCGCGGTCACCGCCCGGCTCGCGCTGGGCGACGTCACGGTCGAGGAGCTCGCCGCGGCGCTGCTCGCGCTGGCCGCCGGCGACGACGGCACCCGCCGTCCCGAGGCCACCCCGTCCACCTTCGTGGCCGAGCGCCCGGGTCGCGACGCCGCCTTCGGCGCCGACCGCCCGCGTCGGGCCGATCGCGGCCCGGCCGGCCCCCGGTACCGCCTCGCCGTCGGTCGGGACCACGGTGTGCGTCCGGCCGGCATCGTCGGTGCCATCACCGCCGAGGGCGGCCTGGCCGGCAAGGACGTCGGCCGGATCGACATCTACGACACGTACAGCACCGTCGAGATCGCCGGCGACCTGAACCCGGCCACCATCGGCAAGATCAGCAACGCCAAGGTGAGCGGGCAGAGCCTGCGCATCCAGCCCGATCACGGTGCCCCGCCGGCCGCCGCGGGCCCCCGCGGACCGCGCCGCTCCGGCCCGGGTCGCGACGAGCGTGGCGACCGCGGCCAGGGCCGCGGCGGCGAGCGCGGCGGCTTCCGCGAGCGTCGCTCCTTCGCGCGCTGACCTGATCCACCCCAAAACGGCCGTCCCCTCACGGGGGCGGCCGTTTCCGCGTCCCGGGCCGGGCCGGTCTCCCCCGGCCAGGCGGATCCGGGACGACTGGCAGGCTGTCGGGGTGACCGACACCGTCCGCGTGGCCCTGGCCACCCCGCTCGCCCCCGATCTGCGCCACCTCATCACCGACGTCGACCCCCGGGTCGAACTGCTCGTCGACGACACCCTCCTCCCGGCCCAGCGCTACCCGGGTGATCACTCCGGCGACCCCGACTTCCGGCGCACCCCGGAGCAGCAGGCCGCCTTCGACGCCCTGCTCGCCCGGGCCGACATCCTGTACGGCATCCCGGACGTGCAGGCCTCGACCCTGGCCCCGGCCATCGCCGCCAACCCCCGCCTGCGGTGGGTGCAGGCCATGGCGGCCGGCGGCGGGTCGACCGTCAAGGCCGCGGAGCTGTCACCGGAAGCACTGGCGCAGGTCACCTTCACCACCGCGGCCGGCGTGCACGGCGGACCGCTGGCCGAGTTCGCCCTGTTCGGTGTGCTCGCCGGGTTCAAGGGACTGGACCGCCTGCAGCGCGACCAGGCCGCCCACCACTGGCCGGCGGAGAACTACCTGATGCGGCACATCGCCGAGTCCACCGTCGCCGTCATCGGTCTCGGCGGTATCGGCCAGGAGACGGCACGCCTGCTCAACGCCTTCGGCGCCACCGTGCTCGGCGTCAAGCGCGCCGTCGAGCCCGTCGAGCACGTCGACGAGGTCTTCGCCACCGCCGATCTGCCCACGGTCGTCGGCCGCGCCGACGCCGTGGTCATCACCCTGCCGGGCACGGAACAGACCGAGAACCTGTACGACGCAGCCATGATCGCGGCCACCAAGCCGGGTGCGGTTCTGGTCAACGTCGGCCGCGGCAGCGTCGTCGACGAGGCCGCGATGATCGCGGCGCTGCGGTCCGGGCATCTGTCCGCCGCCTACCTCGACGTCGTGGCCCAGGAACCGTTGGCGACCGACTCGCCGCTCTGGGAGATCCCGTCGGTGGTCATCGCCCCGCACACCGCGGCCCTCTCGGTGCACCAGGACCGACAGATCGCCGAGTTGTTCGCCGACAACCTCGCCCACTTCCTCCGCGGCGAACCGATGCGGAACGTCGTCGACACCCAGCACTTCTACTGACCCGCACGACGCGGGCAGGTCGGCCCGATGCCCACGCCCGGCCGACCGCTCAGAACAGGGTGGCCGGCTCCTCGGCCGGGCGGGCGGGCAGGTCGGGCATACTGCCGGCCGGGAACCCCGCGGTCTCGTCACCGGGCAGTCCACGCAGCTGGTCCGTCCCGGAGGCCAGACCGTGGCTGCGCGCCAGCTCGCGCACCGTGGCCTGCAGACGCTCCCGGTAGGGCCGGGGCAGGGTGGACCCGTGGGCGTAGAGGCGGAGGTAGGTCTCGGTCAGCTCGGGGTGGTGCTGCCCGAGCCATCGCAGGAACCACTCCCGTGCCCCGGGCCGCAGATGCAGGGGCACGCAGCTGATACCGGTGGCCCCCGCCTCGACGACCTCGGCGACCACCGCATCGAGCTGCTCCGCGGAATCGGTGAGGTGCGGCAACACCGGGGCGATCAGCACTCCGCAGGGCAGCCCGGCATCGCGGATCCGACGGATCAGCTCCAGGCGCGCCCGCGGGGTCGGCGTGCCCGGTTCCAGAACGGCCTGCAGCGCCGGGTCCAGCAGGGCGAGCGAGACGCCCATCCCGATGGGCACGTCCGTCCGCGCGGCGGCGAGCACCGGGAGGTCCCGGGCGAGGACGGTGCCCTTGGTCAGGATCGAGAACGGGGTGCCACTGCCCGCCAGCGCCCGGATGATCTCCGGCATCAGCTGGTACCGCCCCTCCGCACGCTGGTAGGGGTCGGTGTTGGTCCCCATGGCCACGTGTTCCCGAGCCCACCGCGGCGACTGCACCTCCCTGGCGACCACGGCGCCGATGTTCGTCTTCACCACGATCTCGCTGTCGAAGTCCGCGCCGCTGTCGAACTCGAGGTACGTGTGGGTGTTGCGGGCGAAGCAGTACACGCACGCGTGGCTGCAGCCGCGGTACGGATTGACCGTCCAGCCGAAGGGCATCGGCGAGGTGGACGGGACCCGGTTCAGGCCGGACCGGCAGTGCACCTCGTGGAAGGTGATGCCGGCGAAGTCCGGGGTCCGCACGGTGCGGACCAGACCGGCCAGCCGGTTCAGGCCGGGCAGCGCCGCGGCATCATCGTGGGCCAGCGCCAGGGGTTCCCATCTCACCCGGTCAGTCGAACACGTGTTCGACACGTGGTCAACCCTGTTCGGCACCGCCCGGGATGTTCTCCGTGGATGAGCGCGTCGTCCCGGCACAGCACGCAGCAGACACGACGATGACTACCTTGAGTGCGAGCACGTGACGGATGGTGAAGTCGGGAGCGGTCCTCGGCTCGCCGGGATGGGGGTGCGGGATGCGGGACACCGGGCGATCGCACTCCTGGCGTGGGCGGGCCGGGGTCACCCTGGTGGTCCTCGCCCTCGGCTGGGGTGCCGCCGGCTGCGCGGGCACCGACGGCCGGACCACGACCACCGGATCGGCCGGACCGACCACGGTGTCCCCCGCCCCGGCCGGCCCCGTGGCGAGCGGGACGGCGGACGCACCGACCCTGCAGGGACGGACCGGCCTCGGCTCCACGCCGCCGACATCCGCCGACGAGGGCGGACCGGAGGAGGAGACCGGGGACGACACCGCCTTGATGCCCGATCTGACGGGGGCACACATGGGCGAGGCCCGACGCCTCCTGGCCGGCACCCCGGTCCGGTTGCTGGACCGTTCCGGGGTCGACCTGGGCGACTCCGGGGACTTCGGTGTGGTGTGTGCACAGACCCCGCCGCCCGGCGCCCGGGAGGGTCCCGCCCCCGCGACCCTCACCGTGGCCGACTCCACGGCGGAGTGCTGACCGTCGGGGCGCGGTGGCCGGTCCCGAACCGGCTGCCGGTCAGCGCACGGGGCGGAAGCGGGCGCGCAGACCGGGCAGGGCCTGGCGGACGACACCCACGGTGGCCGCCCCGGCGCGGGTGAGCGCGGAGGTCGCCGCGCCACCGGGAGCCCACACGGAGCGGGCCGGCTCGGCGATCGAGGTATGGGCTCCGACCACCACGTCCACCGGTACCGCTCCGGCCGGGAGGACGGCGGCACCCGTGGCCACCGCGTCCCGTGCGTCGGACTGCCGGGCCATGGCCCCGGCCCTCACCCAGGTGATCACATCGAAATCTGCTGCTGCCGAACGGATCTGCTCGACACCGATCGTGGATCGCCCCGGGACGGCCGCCCGCAGCAGGAGCAGCAGCGCGGCGCCGGACGGGCCTGGTACCGACGCGTCGATGCCGGCCAGGGGAACGACTTGCCGGGACTTCCACATCTCGGTGAAGAACCGGTCGGGGTCACCGACGCCGGCGAACCCGCAGTACAGGTCGAGCACCAGGTCCGGGCGTTCGGGCACGGTCCAGGCGGTGACGTCACGGGGGTGACCGCCGTCCCGGACCCCCTGGAGCCGCCAGGTGTACCGGTGATGCCGGAGCAGCAGCTGGGCGGTGTCCACCGCCCAGGGCGCCACGAGCAGCTCGAGCGTGCCCTCCGTCCGGCGGGAGGCGGACGACAGCGAGCGCCCGTGCACGGCCGGCCGGCTGAGCACGATGCTCTGGATGCCGGCCCGGCGCAGGATCTGCACCGTGCGGGCCGCGACCGCGTCGGCGACCGAGCCGACGGGCGCGTCGTCCGCCGCCACAGCGGCGGACGGGCGGGACGACCCGACGACCCGGAGCGGAGTGCGGCCGGTGAGCGTGGGTGTCGCAGTGGTGCGGTCGGCCGTCATCGCGTCCTCACAGGGTGTTTCGGCATGCCGAACGGCACGGCGAGAGATGATGCGGGGATCGCGATCTCGCCCGGAACGAGGCGACAGATCGGACACGCCCGATGCGCGTCACACGGCGAAGTCGCCGGACCCTCTGCGGACAGTCTGCGGCAGGGAGCGGAGGAGGGAAAGGTCTGCGGAGTACCCGGCGCCGTCGGCATCAGGAGGCCGACGGCGCACAGGGTGACCGGACCGACTCGGCGGTGGCCGCCACCGGACGACGGGCGCCCCCACCGGGTGAGACCGATCACCGGCCGGTCACGCACCCGCCGCGTGCCCCCCGACGATCACCCGGTGGAATGCCGAAAAAGATCATCCGGCCGGGTCGACCTCAGCCCAGCAGGCTCACCACGTGCTCGACCACGCGACCGGACGCGATCGAGGCCTGTTCGCCCGAGCCGAGATCGCGCACGGTGACCGTCCCTGCGGCCAGCTCGTTCTCGCCCAGCAACAGGGCCACCCGGGCGCCGGAGTCGTTGGCCAGCTTCATCGCACTCTTCAGCGCGCGGCCGCCGTAGGCCAGGTCGGTGCGGATGCCGGCCCTGCGCAGTTCGCCGGCCAGGGCGACGAGCGGCCCGGTGGTCCCCGGCCCGACCGGGATCCCGTACACCTCGCACCGCGCCGACGATCCGACCTGCACGCCCTCGGCCTCGGCGGCCATCAGGGTGCGGTCGACGCCGATGCCGAACCCGATGCCGGACAACGCCGCCCCGCCCAGCTCGCTCATCAGACCGTCGTACCGCCCGCCGCCGCCCATGCCGGACTGCGCACCCAGCCCCGGGTGGACGAACTCGAAGGTGGTGCGGGTGTAGTAGTCCAGCCCGCGCACCATCCGCGGGTTGATGACGTACCGCACGCCCAGCGCGTCCAGCAGCGCGCGCACCTCGGTGAAGTGCTCGGCGCTCTCGGCGCCCAGGTGATCCAGCAACAGGGGCGCGTCGGCGAGCATCTCCTGCACCGCCGGACGCTTGTCGTCCAGCACCCGCAGCGGGTTGAGCCGGGCCCGTTCCCGGGTCGCCTCGTCGAGCGGGAGGTCGGACAGGAAGCGCTGCAGCAACTCCCGGTAGGCCGGCCGCGAGGTGTGGTCGCCCAGCGAGGTCAGCTCCAGGCGGTAGCCGGCCAGCCCCACGGCGCGGAACGCTTCGTCGGCCACCGCGATGACCTCGGCGTCCAGGGCCGGGTCGTCCGAACCGATCGCCTCGATGCCGACCTGCTGCAGCTGCCGGTACCGGCCGGCCTGCGGGCGCTCGTACCGGAAGAACGGGCCGGAGTAGACGAGCTTGACCGGCAACGAGCCCTTGTCCAACCGGTTCTCGATGACCGACCGCATCACCCCGGCCGTACCCTCCGGGCGCAGGGTCACCGACCGGCCGCCGCGATCGGCGAAGGAGTACATCTCCTTGGCCACCACGTCGGTGCTCTCCCCCACCCCGCGGGCGAACAGGGCGGTGTCCTCGAAGACGGGCAGTTCGATGGGCGAGTACCCGGCACGGTCGGCGGCGGCCAGCAGGGTCCGGCGCACGGCGTCGAACGCGCGGGACCGCGGCGGCACGTAGTCCGGGACGCCCTTGGGTGCGGCGAACGGCCCGGTGGGGCCGGTGGTGCTGGTCATGTCAGACCCTCTGCAGGTAGGGGTTGCCGACGCGTTCCGCGCCGATCGTGCTGGTCGGTCCGTGGCCGGGGAGGACGACGGCGTCGTCCGGCCGGGTGAGCAGGTGGTCGTGGAGCGACGCGGTGAGCTCGGCGGTGGACCCGCCGGGCAGGTCGGTGCGGCCGACCGAGCCGGCGAACAGGGTGTCGCCGGTGAGGAGGACCTCGGGGCGGTCGTCCGCCGCGGCGAGGCGGAACACGACCGACCCGCGGGTGTGCCCGGGGGTGTGATGCACCGCGATCCGGAGCCCGCCGGCCACCAGCTCGCCGCCCAACGGGTGCACCACCTCCGGGCGCAGCCCGTCCAACGGCATCCCGGCCAGGGCGGCGCGCAGCTCAGGCAAGAGCCCGGACAGCGGATCGTCGAGCAGGACCTCGTCCGCGGCGTGCAGGTGGGCGGGGATCCCCGCCGACCGGCACAGCGCCGCCGCCGAGGCGATGTGATCGAGGTGCCCGTGGGTCAGCAGCACCGCCACCGGACGCAGACCGTGCTCGGCGAGCAGGGGCTCGAGCCGGACCAGGGCGTCCTGACCGGGATCGACGACCAGCGCGTCCCCGCCGGGCTCGGCGGCGAGCACGTAGCAGTTGGCCTGGAACGACCCGGCCGGGAACCCCGCGATGAACACCCGGTCACCCTAACGCCGGCCCCCGTGCCGCCCGGTCGTCCCGCCGAGGGCCCCGCGGGAGGACGATCCGCGCCCGACACACAGCCGTTTCCCCGGGTTTGCACCGGCCCACGGGCACGGGGCGGCTCCGTGCGGTCACCTAGACTCACCGGCCGGGCCCCCTCGTCAGAGCAGGGCCCGATCTGCTGCGGAGGG
Proteins encoded in this window:
- a CDS encoding mechanosensitive ion channel family protein — encoded protein: MTSAPSVPPTDPVPAEPASPRSGSVPAEPETESLGVRARRRSRSVLGAVNSRTKPDLKRAVPTLLISLIAFAVGANLGGVRRSTQAEFDLFGWRFDIPAPGVVAIVIALTVVFVVAGVIAGRSIARELGRVSEARANVEAGSAIRLICMILAYVTVGFGVLSLLQVNLGNLLIGGAVTGVVVGIAAQQTLGNFFAGLVLLFARPYVPGQRVKVRSGAMGGPFEGVIVGAGIMYTVIDTDEGMVSMPNAGLLGSAIGPAPEPKPEGETVADGEAPAEAADQHRPPVDLVHHGRRRKHDHSD
- a CDS encoding DUF389 domain-containing protein; translation: MLHLRLLVPAALSTEVIALLEGWTGLAHLSVVTGASRLPLGDLVEADVVRECADDLIGELVALGLDRDGSIAVDATELSVSTRAERAAVQAPGNATDAMVWRDLEARVGQDAELTGTFLTFLTIATLLAGIGIVTDSAITIVGAMVLGPEFGPLAAIAVGLVRRRPALMRRGVVSLLIGFALAMAVTAAAAFVAVRTEVFFPELVDLNIETEFIYEPGFLSFVVAVLAGAAGMLSLTSRQSTALVGVFISVTTVPAAGYVAVGLVLDEWDKVAGSAAQLGINVVGIVASAVTMLLLRRAVRRRSIRRAAVRAA
- the aspS gene encoding aspartate--tRNA ligase, with the protein product MLRDRDAGSLRATDEGSSVVLAGWVARRRDHGGVIFIDLRDASGVVQVVFRSGEVAEQAHRLRNEFCLLVRGTVEVRPEGNGNPELPTGDIEISATGFEVLSESAPLPFQIDDSSAQVGEEARLRYRYLDLRRARPAAALRLRSAVNRAARTVLDDHEFVEIETPTLTRSTPEGARDFLVPARLRPGNWYALPQSPQLFKQLLMVAGMERYYQIARCYRDEDFRADRQPEFTQLDVEMSFVDQDDVIALAEEIVSALWKLIGYQIPTPLPRITFADAMDRYGSDKPDLRCDLELTELTGYFAATPFRVFQAPYVGAVVQPGGASTPRRGFDAWQEWAKQRGHRGLAYVTVTAGEDGEIVLGGPVAKNISEDERAGLAAAVGANVGDAVFFAAGPRRSAQELLGAARLEIARRGGLIDESAWAFCWVVDAPLFQSTEESDDLAVGGGAWTAVHHAFTSPKPEHVDTFDTDPGSALAYAYDIVCNGNEIGGGSIRIHRRDIQERVFAVMGLDEATAREKFGFLLDAFTFGAPPHGGIAFGWDRIVMLLAGEDSIREVIAFPKSGGGYDPLTGAPGQITAAQRKEAGVDTPPPAPRPAG
- a CDS encoding YdeI/OmpD-associated family protein, whose protein sequence is MISDNGVAIPDDMATVLTDDGAALTAFQALRPDDQLKWVRWVTADGRAADRTERLGQLASHVQQFHRPAQEHLSV
- a CDS encoding DEAD/DEAH box helicase encodes the protein MSFPAVSVPSDAASDLPTVTDVRADDVTTAPADVDVPVVAADIDSADIDSAELDSDLDEDVEELASPAEPGFESLGLPASLMRAVTSLGYTVPTAIQAQAIPALLSGRDITGVAQTGTGKTAAFGLPLLAAVDPSIPQVQALVLTPTRELAQQVAEAISGFAQHQHKLNVVAIYGGASFLPQRNALRSGAQVVVGTPGRIIDHLERNTLDVTGIRFLVLDEADEMLRMGFAEDVDRILTDAPKDRQTALFSATMPPAIRSVAKRHLNNPVDVTVSRQSSTVAGVRQTYAVVPFREKVDVLTRYLSVHPGDASIVFVRTKGACDEVGAELIARGVSAAAINGDVPQKERERIIERLKDGRLDVLVATDVAARGLDVDRIDLVVNFDAPTEAESYVHRIGRTGRAGRTGEALTFFTPRETARLRSIERVTGQKLEQITPPTAAQVAAHVATEQLTTAVTRLDGPGLAPYRAAVTARLALGDVTVEELAAALLALAAGDDGTRRPEATPSTFVAERPGRDAAFGADRPRRADRGPAGPRYRLAVGRDHGVRPAGIVGAITAEGGLAGKDVGRIDIYDTYSTVEIAGDLNPATIGKISNAKVSGQSLRIQPDHGAPPAAAGPRGPRRSGPGRDERGDRGQGRGGERGGFRERRSFAR
- a CDS encoding D-2-hydroxyacid dehydrogenase — protein: MTDTVRVALATPLAPDLRHLITDVDPRVELLVDDTLLPAQRYPGDHSGDPDFRRTPEQQAAFDALLARADILYGIPDVQASTLAPAIAANPRLRWVQAMAAGGGSTVKAAELSPEALAQVTFTTAAGVHGGPLAEFALFGVLAGFKGLDRLQRDQAAHHWPAENYLMRHIAESTVAVIGLGGIGQETARLLNAFGATVLGVKRAVEPVEHVDEVFATADLPTVVGRADAVVITLPGTEQTENLYDAAMIAATKPGAVLVNVGRGSVVDEAAMIAALRSGHLSAAYLDVVAQEPLATDSPLWEIPSVVIAPHTAALSVHQDRQIAELFADNLAHFLRGEPMRNVVDTQHFY
- a CDS encoding Rv2578c family radical SAM protein produces the protein MRWEPLALAHDDAAALPGLNRLAGLVRTVRTPDFAGITFHEVHCRSGLNRVPSTSPMPFGWTVNPYRGCSHACVYCFARNTHTYLEFDSGADFDSEIVVKTNIGAVVAREVQSPRWAREHVAMGTNTDPYQRAEGRYQLMPEIIRALAGSGTPFSILTKGTVLARDLPVLAAARTDVPIGMGVSLALLDPALQAVLEPGTPTPRARLELIRRIRDAGLPCGVLIAPVLPHLTDSAEQLDAVVAEVVEAGATGISCVPLHLRPGAREWFLRWLGQHHPELTETYLRLYAHGSTLPRPYRERLQATVRELARSHGLASGTDQLRGLPGDETAGFPAGSMPDLPARPAEEPATLF